In the genome of Penaeus vannamei isolate JL-2024 chromosome 26, ASM4276789v1, whole genome shotgun sequence, one region contains:
- the Lrrk gene encoding leucine-rich repeat serine/threonine-protein kinase 1 isoform X1, which translates to MADFVETDSPLPTPTLQRKSVRMSDTGEGERAPPPFVRKCCVRKKASSETGSADARTHKRRARKKERPLDACVATSFRSLTGSERGAGDACNAGPKQSPKRRKSGDADSPRGPRTPIPAGVQSPRKVAKYGPSHAGDGEGEEARPVANGWHGAKHKGLPDTGRPNGDAGRVRMRRRSEEQHSALSSAKKRMFRSSEALDAAVAAARLDGVAERRDLAGERYTTRSGESSEDTDSETAVVGVSYKPINVSGECWRFVGDGASGEPGGGKAESARAREERLNGRNLAKGDGGAPRERRRWNSNQESRLSEDRTMSALWSNLRQDIQSGSRVIRDGTEDVGTEATEASPRSPPARTAPLSIQPQSARRTADILVQTPIVRREWKRLSSSLVEGNAAVPSALNASGRRLPSRASRTRWSMFADMDLPRMLAQQKDSLGQMRYGEIFGSIQMPRKASLGVEEGREVTEARFSPGHTMPEKNYECTTGETFRENDEKENSPLRNQGRTNYGRRSLRDVEEVLEAARTFPSVPAALNTQMKGAHGEAVAPSKDIIFSKFALKSALDRNEWKRKGGRFSFDRLVHVCSETVAQSIRQCIAESPDEVPANVKDIGLERGAAIIGDMIREFVATLPSDADKKEGEASKGEGGAEGEDGKDVTPLAEDKTIVHEAKDDDDDGKETPTSPPTPPPDEIREALLDDDEAETIKDSSSPRTSQDICDDNTSDEVPDGVRISGCGGTFVLPSFKKLEEPKVVSRRGSVDAQESSRIRLSKTGKIEVVDASEVGDEPDSITEEGGDRLESEDEGRFQDSVSSQQEGPDAPSARRSSFTERFNLWRMSWKYKNDSQPPSRSESLKIRLMQRRGSGSEFSMSYDSVRRSMSGNLNDLFSGGGQRRASTVETPRLARRNSEQKVSYPRRGSLTNLIFRSASDTSASQRLNVDDRLRKINKMDKASVERASDAYSYFFDYPVLHQDARELARQELHSALRESCSRGDVSRAKAILRDLGAEAEIIINSAPNGSNTLLFKACEEGQREMVRLLLDHGADGRIHPVTKYSPLYIACYYGRRDIAEMLLKKFPTLVNVSTVERWLPLHACIINGHTSVLELLLKFPYPEEALRKYWDKTGQYEYEMAFDINMKDVTGQSALYLACYVGNQKLVDLLLKHRIQATKVKTKEEIEKERQQKEMDSSSNDSKSSSRENTKTSIDSTSDLAEKSDDVASPTKHRISGGIQALMSKLNLVKTDANQKDNMISPLDIDMYCNSNTETALHIAVKNKHHSIVSMLLAAGANPNLRVYLPDDEMARLAEDEYIFTDCFRNKNFHSNFDYVYKEIRLYQAIWGNKIPSGSTALVEACRNRDLGMLDLLLKSHARDDECKALFIAAHAKDEIIVSKLLALKAHPDPEFKVNKRALEIKPSQQFSSLSVSNAGGVYSSLAPSTPVMINWHGQRCLSYLKDQWLVDASVNLNPKLRLSPRNQVIALYAITRLDISNNALTELPDMIFQLPSLKTLNAAQNKIEKLPPNIGHFIDGTVTLPRKGSKKELVIGPLSVLEEVHLQDNRLDSLPDGIFTLPTLQLLDVSNNKLSSLPYKIWTAPKLRELNASLNLLHDLPVRPEGQGHDSGMSSDAVSEVSDEDSLSSASELQLSLMDDSTDESPARRKTPDHRGVLSLGKHGNVITCCRRRDLKHHSLWSNTVEIQESLVGVRETEEETMSNLQSLNLSHNSFTSVPSGLACLALSLNRLNLSYNRLSEMGAATCYPVGLKQLDLSHNRIRAWPTVSRSESLESLESTLPSCYALAEVSRSAKFACQVQTSKLHPFSFLPPHNYIGRKYSQNLNVNRVRGGTSSPLGVSPTPGLCIHRRHIRLESLRTLILADNSLTRLNLYLDDNEFSVVSEVDENEASPVRSSAPRKSWLLFPNLSMLDVSNNLLRELPTTLHELTNLSVLNISGNTDITELPPEMGLLSRLWNLNTRACSLQEPLKSMIDSKKYKTMDVIGYLKSILEDARPYARMKLMIVGVQGIGKTSLLEQLRQEGTGSYRKKPVEHWAKRMGNKNINTRTSRGTSMSTVGVDIGDWIFEKKVRGHSNYGPVVFRTWDFGGQKEYYATHQYFLSKRSLYLVVWKISDGERGVAEILQWLVNIQARAPNSPVLIVGTHYDLVKEKFPPSWSEDLQQMIRDRFINVIDADKLGLPRVLDTIEVSCKTRHNIKLLCNLIYDTVFSLKTPGSKERLLEQRIPASYLALEDVVGVLALERRVQGRDPVLPADKYQALVTQEMSARGHRPFRDSAELNQATTFLHENGVMLHYEDATLKDLYFLDPQWLCDMLAHVVTIREINPFARNGIMKLDDLKHVFKSSTCAPMDAKSYIVNLLNKFEVALTWDNRTLLIPSLLPSEEQLRSGLPGMDVRVKIPVRSRGWAVRSKKFSSSTGSTIVGNSAFYMTNADVRKPARPLSYHGLTTEAIGSPKKESEEVGLTPSADPPAVQVTHRSAPHAAIRRLLLMSYFPSGFWSRLITRILADDAVVDIIRNYFVMPREVLNDRDLSSVLGGQAEWVCWQTGMELHYAHTTLFRMREVLPLHMHCQPSHGPHTPTHGASHTSQLTYDYKSMRFLVRQEGVWSDVEVNNSAVLEIILPNEAVVIKRPLQENDATSTAADILACGIQSVVLDPAPECVAKLLSLAVDHIDTLLEDWYPTLGTRFVHTSEGKFLVTRLVPCPVCLECHGQHEGPGNHPQARHLPDNWGSFVEMNPLYCSMTASQISQDLNVSHTSLERSLLTNSLMGSLAPSQQGHPLVGVPSPQPGGRSSTSSTAAGVGGGGTVGGGVSPGGAAIGGNMSPQLPRRSWGSRESYTSDGDSGVGAESTTSRYFVMNCKCRSQHLYIFNCRKPSAEGRPDLDNSGNNEGETSGGQEVTPVVYSFMVEECILAAYTARSVPCPLHADLLLAQIAPDTVFLDLGDRYLVRPELIKQGKLLGRGGFGFVFQGACRNRASGAPMDVALKMLQPVDPGTSARQSAIVAYKAAQSKWERDPLQYACKAYCSARQEVNILLSLRHPHIVPLVGVCPRPLALVLELAPQGALDQCLKHYQRSGARLSLHTLQAVVLQVAKALEYLHGQHIIYRDLKSENVLVWELPPPFHHQPQPKVDVRLADYGISRSSLPTGTKGFGGTEGFMAPEMMRHNGEEEYTEKVDCFSFGMFMYELLTTHQPYEHCDNVKEHVLEGGRPALTHRETEYPVYVLDLMVMCWSQQPRLRPSASQIVSIASAPEFTHLLDVASLDHSLNIMDAIRVPPVLVKDEDGELVVRDQGSIWVSRTSPQLDMVGAGEWGWGAYTSIEGLPDTITAMCCVGEYVWLGDSAGNIHGYSTRDYGRVFSYCLEPDAPQSSPVRSLCSLHALGRVAVALCNGRLFLCSSDVTPTSPVLGEGSFVMTELAGSTQEIHCLAVAQTPTTWSLWCGGSEGTMSIFSLRDDGLVVSQDSVSHFTTSTPPPSGDACDVLILHAPQTISAVSRHLRNSIWSYVYPGCVVYHWDVKEKKLVNRLDCSKLVPCSESLQSISIEEHLSPSQCQVSAVAVCGGEVYVGTTWGCVVVAEAESMRPITVFRPYEDEVRAIVPLPPTSVIVEPELGSGDVSDSSEGDIERLMNPVPLLATIGKGYRNLLGRYAPIPRSAQPEPGAQRAMYCLLWRAHHWLNT; encoded by the exons ATGGCAGACTTTGTAGAGACGGACAGCCCGCTGCCCACGCCCACACTGCAGAGGAAGAGTGTCAGGATGAGTGACACCGGCGAGGGCGAGCGCGCGCCGCCGCCCTTCGTCCGCAAGTGCTGCGTGAGGAAGAAGGCGTCCTCCGAGACCGGGTCGGCGGACGCCAGGACGCACAAacggagggcgaggaagaaggagcgCCCACTGGACGCGTGCGTCGCCACCTCCTTCAGGTCCCTGACGGGGTCCGAACGCGGCGCTGGCGACGCTTGCAACGCGGGCCCCAAGCAGAGTCCGAAGAGGAGGAAGTCGGGGGACGCCGACAGCCCTCGAGGCCCTAGGACGCCCATCCCCGCGGGCGTGCAGAGTCCGCGGAAGGTGGCCAAGTACGGGCCGTCGCACGCCGGTGATGGCGAGGGCGAGGAGGCCAGGCCCGTGGCCAACGGCTGGCACGGGGCCAAGCACAAAGGGCTGCCGGACACGGGCAGGCCGAACGGCGACGCAGGCCGGGTCAGGATGAGGAGGCGGTCGGAGGAGCAGCACAGCGCCCTCAGCAGCGCCAAGAAGAGAATGTTCCGGAGCAGCGAGGCGCTGGACGCGGCGGTGGCAGCGGCGCGGCTGGACGGCGTGGCCGAGCGCCGCGACCTCGCCGGCGAGCGCTACACGACGCGCAGTGGCGAGAGCAGCGAGGACACGGACAGCGAGACGGCCGTGGTGGGCGTGAGCTACAAGCCCATCAACGTCTCCGGGGAGTGCTGGCGCTTCGTCGGCGACGGCGCGAGCGGCGAGCCCGGAGGCGGGAAGGCGGAGTCCGCCAGGGCGCGCGAGGAAAGGCTGAACGGCAGGAACTTGGCGAAGGGAGACGGGGGGGCGCCGAGGGAGAGGCGGCGCTGGAACAGCAACCAGGAGAGCAGGCTTTCGGAAGACAGGACGATGAGCGCCCTTTGGTCTAACCTTCGGCAGGACATACAAAGCGGCTCACGGGTAATTAGGGACGGCACGGAGGACGTCGGCACGGAGGCCACGGAGGCGTCCCCCAGAAGCCCCCCGGCACGCACAGCGCCGCTTAGCATTCAGCCACAGTCCGCAAGGAGGACCGCAGACATCCTCGTGCAGACGCCCATCGTGAGGCGTGAGTGGAAGCGCCTTTCGTCTTCGCTCGTCGAAGGGAACGCCGCTGTTCCGAGCGCACTAAACGCCTCTGGCCGGAGACTGCCGTCCAGGGCCAGTCGCACACGCTGGTCCATGTTCGCCGACATGGACCTCCCCAGGATGCTGGCCCAACAGAAGGACTCGCTCGGCCAGATGCGCTACGGGGAGATCTTCGGTAGCATCCAGATGCCGCGGAAGGCAAGcctgggggttgaggaggggcgggaggtcaCGGAGGCCAGGTTCAGCCCAGGTCACACGATGCCAGAGAAGAATTATGAGTGCACAACTGGAGAAACTTTTCGCGAGAACGACGAGAAAGAAAATTCGCCCTTGAGAAACCAAGGGAGAACGAACTATGGCAGGAGGAGTCTGAGGGACGTTGAGGAGGTGCTGGAGGCTGCTCGCACGTTCCCTTCCGTGCCCGCTGCACTAAACACTCAAATGAAAGGTGCGCACGGGGAGGCTGTCGCGCCGTCGAAAGACATCATCTTTTCAAAATTCGCTCTGAAATCGGCTCTAGATCGCAacgagtggaagaggaaaggagggagattctCGTTCGACAGACTGGTCCACGTGTGCAGCGAGACCGTGGCGCAGAGCATCCGACAGTGCATCGCCGAATCCCCCGACGAAGTCCCCGCCAACGTCAAGGACATCGGCCTGGAGAGAGGGGCGGCCATCATCGGGGACATGATCAGGGAGTTTGTGGCCACGCTCCCCTCCGACGCcgataagaaggagggggaggctagCAAAGGAGAGGGCGGCGCGGAGGGCGAAGACGGGAAGGACGTCACGCCCCTCGCGGAAGACAAGACGATTGTCCACGAGGccaaagacgacgacgacgacggcaagGAGACGCCAACGTCGCCGCCGACGCCTCCTCCTGACGAGATAAGAGAAGCCTTACTCGACGACGATGAGGCGGAAACCATAAAAGATTCATCCTCGCCAAGAACGAGTCAAGATATCTGCGATGATAACACTTCAGACGAGGTGCCTGACGGAGTAAGAATAAGTGGCTGTGGCGGCACGTTCGTGTTGCCATCCTTCAAGAAGCTGGAGGAGCCCAAAGTTGTGAGCAGGAGAGGCTCCGTGGACGCGCAGGAGTCGTCGCGAATCCGGCTGAGCAAGACAGGGAAGATCGAGGTCGTGGACGCGAGCGAAGTGGGCGACGAGCCCGACTCCATCACGGAGGAGGGCGGCGACCGCCTCGAGTCGGAGGACGAAGGCAGATTCCAGGACAGCGTAAGCTCCCAGCAGGAAGGCCCCGATGCGCCCTCGGCCAGGAGGAGCAGCTTCACGGAGCGGTTCAACCTGTGGCGGATGTCGTGGAAGTATAAGAACGACAGCCAGCCGCCCAGTCGCAGCGAATCGCTCAAGATACGGCTGATGCAGCGGCGCGGGAGCGGTTCCGAATTCAGCATGAGTTACGACAGCGTGCGGCGCTCGATGTCAGGGAACTTGAACGACCTGTTTTCCGGGGGCGGTCAGAGGCGCGCGAGTACCGTGGAGACACCGAGGCTTGCCAGGAGGAACTCGGAGCAAAAGGTGTCGTATCCGAGGCGAGGGTCGCTTACCAATCTGATCTTTAGGAGTGCTAGCGACACCAGCGCCTCCCAGAGGTTGAATGTGGACGATAGACTCCGGAAGATCAACAAGATGGACAAGGCGTCGGTCGAGCGGGCCTCGGATGCCTACAGCTACTTCTTCGACTACCCTGTCCTGCACCAAG aCGCGAGAGAGCTTGCCCGCCAGGAACTCCACTCCGCCCTCCGCGAGTCCTGCAGCCGCGGCGATGTGTCCCGGGCGAAGGCTATCCTGCGGGACCTCGGCGCCGAGGCTGAGATCATCATCAACTCGGCGCCCAACGGATCCAACACGCTGCTCTTCAA AGCATGCGAGGAGGGGCAGCGAGAGATGGTGCGACTGTTGCTTGACCATGGTGCAGACGGAAGGATCCATCCAGTCACCAAATACTCGCCTTTGTACATTGCGTGCTACTATGGCCGCAGGGACATCGCTGAAATGCTGCTTAAG AAATTTCCAACTTTAGTCAATGTGTCAACTGTAGAGCGATGGTTACCCTTGCATGCTTGCATCATCAACGGCCACACTTCCGTTCTGGAACTGTTGCTCAAGTTTCCATATCCAGAGGAAGCTTTGAGAAAGTATTG GGACAAAACTGGGCAGTATGAGTATGAGATGGCATTTGACATCAATATGAAAGATGTCACTGGACAAAGTGCTTTGTACTTAGCTTGTTATGTTGGCAACCAAAAACTTGTGGACCTTCTTTTGAAGCACAGAATACAAGCAACCAAAGTTAAG ACCAAAGAAGAAATCGAGAAGGAGAGACAGCAGAAAGAAATGGACTCAAGCAGCAACGACTCCAAGTCCAGCAGTAGAGAGAACACAAAGACGAGCATTGACTCCACCTCGGACTTAGCAGAGAAGAGCGATGATGTTGCCAGCCCAACCAAGCACCGCATTTCGGGAGGGATTCAGGCCCTGATGTCGAAACTGAATCTCGTGAAAACAGATGCCAATCAAAAGGATAACATGATATCACCGCTTGATATCGATATGTATTGTAATAGCAACACAG AGACGGCTCTTCACATAGCTGTGAAGAACAAGCATCACAGTATTGTGTCAATGCTGTTAGCAGCTGGAGCCAACCCCAACCTGCGAGTGTATCTGCCAGATGACGAAATGGCTAGATTAGCCGAGGACGAATATATATTCACAG ACTGCTTTAGAAACAAAAACTTTCATTCAAACTTTGACTATGTATACAAAGAAATTAGGCTCTACCAAGCTATATGGGGCAACAAAATTCCATCAGGCTCCACAGCGCTGGTCGAGGCTTGCCGGAACAGGGACTTGGGCATGTTGGATCTCCTTCTGAAAAGCCATGCCAGGGACGACGAGTGCAAGGCCCTCTTCATTGCGGCACACGCCAAAGATGAAATCATTGTGTCCAAGCTTCTGGCGCTCAAG GCACACCCAGACCCAGAGTTCAAGGTGAACAAAAGAGCTCTAGAAATTAAACCGAGCCAACAATTCAGTTCCTTGAGTGTCAGCAATGCCGGGGGTGTTTATTCTTCACTAGCCCCCTCCACGCCAGTCATGATTAACTGGCACGGACAGAGGTGTCTGTCTTACCTGAAG GACCAATGGCTAGTCGATGCCTCAGTAAACCTGAACCCAAAGCTGAGGTTGAGTCCACGCAACCAAGTGATTGCCCTGTATGCCATCACGCGCTTAGACATCTCAAACAATGCTCTCACGGAGTTGCCTGATATGATCTTCCAACTTCCTAGTCTGAAG ACTTTGAATGCAGCCCAGAACAAGATTGAGAAACTCCCCCCAAACATAGGACATTTTATTGACGGCACTGTTACTCTCCCGCGTAAAGGTTCCAAAAAAGAGCTTGTGATTGGTCCTTTGTCTGTGTTAGAGGAGGTTCATTTACAg GACAACAGATTAGACTCTTTACCAGATGGAATCTTTACGCTCCCTACACTCCAGCTTCTTGACGTATCCAACAACAAGTTATCCTCATTACCTTACAAGATCTGGACGGCCCCTAAGCTGAGAGAGCTCAACGCTTCCCTCAACCTCCTACACGACCTCCCTGTGCGGCCTGAGGGACAAGGTCATGACTCTG GCATGAGTTCTGATGCTGTAAGTGAGGTGAGTGATGAGGACAGCCTCTCGTCAGCCAGTGAACTACAGCTGAGTCTCATGGACGATTCCACAGATGAGTCTCCAGCACGAAGGAAGACACCAGACCACAG AGGGGTTCTCTCTCTGGGCAAGCATGGCAATGTCATCACCTGCTGCCGACGTCGAGACCTGAAACACCACAGCCTCTGGTCCAATACAGTGGAGATCCAGGAGTCTCTTGTTGGtgtcagagagacagaagaggagactATGTCCAACCTCCAGTCTCTCAACCTTTCTCACAACTCTTTTACGTCCGTTCCCAGTGGCCTGGCCTGCCTGGCTCTTTCTCTCAACCGTCTCAACCTTAGTTATAACAG ATTAAGTGAGATGGGCGCAGCCACTTGCTATCCTGTTGGGTTAAAGCAGTTGGATCTCTCTCACAACCGTATCCGAGCCTGGCCTACAGTTTCTCGTAGTGAGTCGCTGGAAAGCCTCGAGTCAACCTTGCCATCATGTTATGCCCTTGCTGAAGTATCCAGGAGTGCTAAATTTGCATGCCAAG tacAAACTAGTaaactccaccccttctccttcctcccgcctcacAATTACATAGGTCGAAAGTACAGCCAGAACCTGAACGTAAACCGCGTGAGGGGGGGCACCAGCTCCCCCTTGGGCGTCTCCCCCACCCCTGGGCTCTGTATCCACCGCCGTCACATTCGGCTTGAGTCTCTAAGGACACTCATTCTGGCCGACAACTCTCTCACACGCCTCAACCTCTACCTGGACGACAACGAGTTCTCTGTTGTTTCAGAAGTTGATGAAAACGAA GCCAGTCCCGTCCGAAGCAGTGCACCAAGGAAGTCCTGGTTGCTGTTTCCTAACCTGTCAATGTTGGATGTCAGCAACAACCTCCTCAGAGAGTTGCCAACAACACTACATGAGCTTACAAACTTGTct GTTCTCAACATATCAGGCAACACTGACATCACAGAGCTGCCCCCAGAGATGGGACTCCTCTCTAGGCTGTGGAACCTCAACACACGAGCATGCTCTCTGCAGGAGCCCTTGAAGTCCATGATTGATAGCAAGAAATACAAGACGATGGATGTGATTGGATATTTGAAG AGTATACTTGAGGATGCAAGACCATATGCCCGCATGAAGCTGATGATCGTAGGCGTGCAAGGCATTGGCAAGACATCCCTCCTAGAACAGCTCAGGCAAGAGGGTACTGGATCATACAGGAAGAAGCCAGTGgag CACTGGGCAAAGCGAATgggaaacaaaaacatcaatacccGCACCTCCAGAGGGACAAGCATGTCAACCGTTGGTGTTGATATTGGTGACTGGATATTTGAGAAGAAAGTCCGCGGTCATAGTAACTATGGCCCTGTGGTGTTCAG gACATGGGACTTTGGTGGGCAGAAAGAATACTACGCCACCCACCAGTACTTCCTTTCAAAGCGGTCCCTCTACCTGGTTGTGTGGAAGATCAGTGATGGTGAGCGAGGGGTGGCTGAGATCCTGCAGTGGCTGGTCAACATTCAG GCACGAGCTCCAAACTCTCCAGTGCTTATTGTGGGGACGCACTACGATCTAGTGAAGGAAAAGTTCCCTCCATCATGGAGTGAGGACCTCCAGCAAATGATTAGGGACAGATTCATCAATGTCATTGATGCAGATAAGCTTGGTCTCCCTCGAGTGTTGGACACCATTGAG GTGAGCTGCAAGACTCGACACAACATCAAGCTACTCTGTAACTTGATATATGATACAGTGTTCTCCCTGAAAACTCCAG GGAGCAAAGAACGCCTCCTGGAGCAGCGCATCCCAGCCTCCTATCTAGCTCTGGAGGATGTGGTTGGAGTCTTGGCCCTAGAGAGACGAGTCCAGGGCAGAGACCCAGTGTTGCCTGCAGACAAGTACCAGGCACTCGTGACTCAAGAGATGTCAGCCAGGGGTCATAGGCCTTTCAGGGACTCAGCAGAGTTGAATCAGGCCACAACATTCCTGCATGAGAATG GTGTCATGTTACATTATGAAGATGCAACACTGAAAGATCTGTACTTCCTAGATCCACAATGGCTGTGTGACATGCTAGCCCACGTCGTAACTATCAGAGAAATTAATCCTTTTGCTCGGAACG GCATAATGAAGTTAGATGACCTGAAACACGTATTCAAATCATCCACCTGCGCCCCCATGGATGCCAAGTCGTACATAGTGAACCTCCTGAACAAGTTTGAGGTTGCACTCACATGGGACAACAGGACACTGCTCATCCCGTCCCTGTTGCCATCAGAGGAGCAATTACGTAGTGGGCTCCCGGGCATGGATGTCAGGGTAAAG ATTCCAGTACGCTCAAGAGGCTGGGCTGTTCGCAGCAAAAAGTTCTCCAGCTCAACAGGCTCCACCATTGTTGGGAATTCAGCATTCTATATGACAAATGCAGATGTGAGAAAGCCAGCCAGGCCTCTCTCTTACCACGGTCTCACCACAGAAGCGATAG GGAGCCCCAAGAAGGAGTCGGAGGAAGTGGGCCTAACCCCATCAGCAGACCCCCCAGCAGTGCAAGTGACACACCGCTCAGCCCCTCATGCAGCCATCCGGAGGCTGCTGCTCATGTCCTACTTTCCATCTGGCTTTTGGTCTCGACTCATCACCCGTATTTTGGCAGACGATGCTGTCGTTGACATCATTAGGAATTACTTTGTCATGCCCAGAGAG GTGCTAAATGACCGTGATTTATCATCGGTGTTGGGAGGGCAGGCAGAGTGGGTGTGCTGGCAAACAGGCATGGAGCTCCACTATGCCCACACCACACTCTTCCGCATGAGGGAAGTTCTGCCCTTGCACATGCACTGTCAACCTTCACATGGGCCCCATACGCCCACGCATGGAGCCAGCCATACCAGTCAGCTCACGTATGACTACAAGAGCATGCGTTTCCTTGTCAGACAGGAAGGCGTGTGGTCTGATGTtgag GTAAACAACTCAGCAGTCCTAGAAATCATCCTTCCCAATGAGGCTGTGGTGATTAAACGGCCCTTGCAGGAAAATGATGCCACAAGCACGGCTGCGGACATTCTAGCCTGTGGCATTCAGTCGGTGGTCCTTGATCCAGCTCCTGAGTGTGTGGCAAAGCTCCTCTCACTTGCAGTGGACCACATTGACACTCTCTTAGAAGATTG GTACCCAACTTTAGGCACGAGGTTTGTGCATACAAGCGAGGGCAAGTTCTTGGTGACACGCCTGGTTCCATGCCCTGTGTGCCTGGAATGCCATGGGCAGCACGAGGGCCCTGGAAACCACCCTCAGGCACGGCACCTGCCTGATAACTGGGGTTCATTTGTGGAGATGAACCCTCTCTACTGCTCTATGACAGCCTCACAGATATCGCAG GACCTCAATGTCTCCCACACATCACTGGAGCGCTCTCTTCTCACTAATAGTTTAATGGGAAGTCTGGCTCCGTCGCAACAG GGTCACCCACTTGTAGGCGTCCCATCCCCACAGCCAGGTGGAAGATCATCCACATCCTCCACTGCTgcaggtgtaggaggaggaggcactgtgggagggggagtgtcACCAGGTGGAGCAGCTATCGGGGGGAACATGTCACCTCAGCTTCCTAGACGCAGCTGGGGATCTCGGGAGTCATACACGTCTGACGGAGATAGCGGTGTTGGAGCTGAATCTACTACCTCAAG ATATTTTGTCATGAACTGCAAGTGTCGTAGTcagcatttatatatttttaattg TCGCAAGCCATCAGCCGAAGGGAGACCAGACCTCGACAACAGTGGAAACAACGAAGGAGAGACATCAGGTGGCCAAGAGGTGACACCAGTCGTCTATTCCTTCATGGTGGAGGAATGCATTCTAGCTGCTTACACTGCTCGCTCCGTGCCGTGTCCTCTCCATGCGGATCTTCTCTTGGCTCAGATTGCGCCCGACACA GTTTTCCTAGACTTAGGTGACAGGTACCTTGTTCGTCCAGAGCTGATCAAACAGGGCAAACTACTAGGCCGCGGAGGCTTTGGCTTCGTCTTCCAAGGGGCATGTCGCAACAGAGCTAGTGGGGCTCCCATGGATGTGGCCCTTAAGATGCTGCAGCCTGTTGATCCTGGAACCAGTGCCAGACAGAGTGCCATTGTTGCTTATAAG GCTGCTCAGAGCAAGTGGGAACGAGACCCCCTGCAGTACGCATGCAAGGCTTATTGCTCAGCAAGACAAGAGGTgaacattctcctctctctccgccatcCTCACATTGTTCCCTTGGTGGGCGTATGTCCGCGTCCCCTGGCCCTTGTCCTAGAGTTGGCACCCCAAGGAGCTCTTGACCAGTGTCTTAAGCATTACCAGAGATCGGGAGCCAGACTTTCCCTCCATACATTGCAAGCTGTTGTGTTACAG GTTGCCAAAGCCCTGGAGTACCTGCACGGCCAACACATCATCTATCGAGATCTAAAGAGTGAAAATGTTCTCGTGTGGGaacttcctccacctttccatcACCAGCCTCAGCCCAAAGTAGATGTCCGACTTGCTGACTATG GTATTAGTAGATCGAGTCTGCCTACTGGAACGAAGGGCTTTGGGGGCACAGAAGGATTCATGGCACCAGAGATGATGAGACACAACGGAGAAGAAGAATACACAGAAAAA GTTGATTGCTTCTCTTTCGGCATGTTCATGTACGAGCTTTTGACAACACACCAACCATATGAACATTGTGACAATGTGAAGGAGCACGTGTTGGAGGGAGGGCGGCCAGCTCTCACGCACAGG GAGACAGAATACCCCGTGTATGTGCTTGACCTGATGGTGATGTGCTGGTCACAGCAGCCGAGGCTACGACCCTCTGCATCCCAGATCGTGTCCATCGCCTCGGCACCAGAGTTTACCCACCTCCTGGACGTGGCCTCGCTTGATCACTCCCTTAATATCATGGATGCAATAAGGGTGCCACCTGTGTTGGTGAAGGATGAAG ATGGAGAATTAGTTGTGCGTGATCAAGGCAGCATCTGGGTGAGCCGTACTTCACCGCAACTGGACATGGTGGGTGCAGGTGAATGGGGTTGGGGTGCTTACACCAGCATAGAGGGGCTTCCCGACACCATAACTGCAATGTGCTGTGTTGGGGAATACGTTTGGCTAGGAGACAGTGCTGGAAATATCCATGGCTATAG CACCCGTGACTATGGGAGAGTCTTTAGCTATTGCCTCGAGCCCGATGCACCCCAGTCATCTCCTGTTCGCTCACTCTGCAGCTTGCATGCACTAGGAAGAGTTGCAGTTGCTCTTTGCAATGGACGTCTTTTCCTGTGCAGTTCAGACGTTACACCAACATCCCCTGTGCTTGGTGAAGGAAGCTTTGTTATGACTGAGTTAGCTGGATCCACACAGGAGATTCACTGTTTGGCAGTGGCCCAGACTCCTACTACATG GTCTTTATGGTGTGGAGGCAGCGAGGGGACAATGAGCATCTTTTCCCTGCGTGATGATGGCTTGGTGGTGAGCCAGGACTCTGTCTCACACTTCaccacctccacaccccctccctcaggAGATGCCTGTGATGTCCTGATCCTCCATGCACCACAGACGATCTCAGCTGTTTCTAGACACTTAAGGAATTCTATATGGTCTTATGTTTATCCAG GCTGTGTTGTATATCACTGGGATGTAAAGGAGAAGAAATTAGTTAACAGATTGGACTGTTCTAAGTTAGTTCCTTGTTCTGAAAGTCTGCAGTCCATCAGCATTGAAGAGCACCTTTCCCCTTCACAATGTCAG GTCTCAGCTGTAGCAGTGTGTGGAGGTGAGGTGTATGTGGGGACGACCTGGGGCTGTGTTGTGGTGGCTGAGGCAGAGTCCATGCGGCCCATCACAGTCTTCCGGCCCTACGAGGATGAGGTGCGAGCCATTGTCCCACTGCCACCAACATCGGTCATTGTTGAGCCAGAGTTGGGATCTGGAGATGTATCAGATAGCAGTGAAGGGGACATTGAGAGGCTGATGAACCCGGTACCACTGCTGGCTACTATTGGGAAGGGCTACCGCAATCTGCTGGGCCGGTACGCACCCATTCCCAGATCAGCACAACCCGAGCCGGGTGCCCAGAGAGCCATGTACTGCTTGCTATGGCGAGCACACCACTGGCTCAACACATGA